The proteins below come from a single Psychrobacter sp. FDAARGOS_221 genomic window:
- a CDS encoding DUF1289 domain-containing protein translates to MFDQIELFEIESPCVGVCQSNKKGYCFGCLRSRQERQLWLRMSNEERREVLRLIAGRKQRIERMRKRQKEQLTLEFENNEDIMDLFQ, encoded by the coding sequence ATGTTTGATCAAATAGAGCTATTTGAAATAGAAAGCCCTTGTGTCGGCGTCTGTCAAAGCAATAAAAAAGGATATTGCTTTGGCTGTTTGCGTAGCCGTCAAGAGCGCCAGTTATGGCTTAGGATGAGCAATGAAGAGAGGCGTGAAGTACTAAGACTGATTGCTGGACGTAAACAAAGAATTGAGCGAATGCGTAAGCGCCAAAAAGAGCAACTTACGCTTGAATTTGAAAATAACGAGGATATTATGGATCTATTTCAATAA